A section of the Pseudomonas lini genome encodes:
- a CDS encoding serralysin family metalloprotease, translating to MSKVKDNAIDLAEQGFAPLQALAAPSSAYNQIDSFSHQYDRGGNLTVNGKPSFSVDEAATQLLRDGAAYQDKDGSGKIELTYTFLTSASSSTMNKHGITGFSQFSAQQKAQAALAMQSWADVANVTFTEKSSGGDGHMTFGNYSGGQDGAAAFAYLPGTGAGYDGTSWYLTGSGYNVNKTPDLNNYGRQTLTHEIGHTLGLAHPGDYNAGEGAPTYNDATYGEDTRGYSVMSYWSESNTDQNFSKSGVEAYASGPLMDDIAAIQKLYGANTTTRTGDTTYGFNSNAGRDFLSASSSSDKVVFSVWDAGGKDTLDFSGFTQNQKINLNEASFSDVGGMVGNVSIAKGVTVENAIGGSGSDLLIGNGVANELKGGAGNDILFGAGGADKLWGGSGSDTFVFAASSDSKPGAVDQILDFVSGLDKIDLTGITNGAGLHFVNSFTGAAGDAVLTTSGGNSLLSVDFSGHGVADFLVSTVGQAAFSDIAA from the coding sequence ATGTCGAAAGTAAAAGACAACGCTATTGATCTTGCCGAACAAGGCTTTGCGCCATTGCAAGCGCTGGCTGCTCCCAGTTCCGCCTACAACCAGATCGATAGTTTCAGCCATCAGTATGATCGGGGTGGCAATCTCACGGTCAATGGCAAACCCTCCTTCTCCGTCGACGAGGCTGCTACCCAGCTGCTGCGCGACGGCGCTGCCTACCAGGACAAGGACGGCAGCGGCAAAATCGAACTCACCTACACGTTCCTGACCTCGGCTTCGTCGAGCACCATGAACAAGCACGGCATCACCGGGTTCAGTCAGTTCAGCGCGCAACAGAAAGCCCAAGCCGCGCTCGCCATGCAATCCTGGGCCGACGTGGCCAATGTCACCTTCACCGAGAAGTCCTCAGGTGGTGACGGTCACATGACCTTCGGTAACTACAGCGGCGGTCAGGACGGCGCGGCGGCATTCGCCTACCTGCCTGGCACGGGTGCAGGTTATGACGGTACTTCGTGGTATCTGACAGGCAGTGGCTATAACGTCAACAAGACGCCGGACCTGAACAATTACGGTCGTCAGACCCTGACCCACGAAATCGGTCACACCCTGGGCCTGGCTCATCCTGGCGACTACAACGCCGGTGAAGGCGCACCGACCTACAACGACGCGACCTACGGGGAAGACACCCGCGGCTACAGCGTCATGAGCTACTGGAGTGAAAGCAATACCGATCAGAATTTCAGCAAGAGTGGTGTGGAAGCCTACGCATCCGGCCCGCTGATGGACGATATCGCCGCCATCCAGAAACTCTACGGTGCCAACACCACCACCCGTACCGGTGACACCACCTACGGCTTCAACTCCAACGCCGGTCGCGATTTCCTGAGCGCGTCTTCGTCGTCGGACAAAGTCGTGTTCTCGGTCTGGGATGCGGGCGGCAAGGACACCCTGGACTTCTCCGGTTTTACCCAAAACCAGAAGATCAACCTCAATGAGGCCTCGTTCTCAGACGTTGGCGGCATGGTGGGTAACGTGTCCATTGCCAAGGGCGTCACCGTCGAGAACGCGATTGGCGGTTCGGGTAGCGACCTGCTGATCGGTAACGGCGTGGCCAACGAACTGAAGGGCGGTGCCGGCAACGACATCCTCTTCGGCGCGGGCGGTGCGGACAAACTGTGGGGCGGTTCGGGTTCTGACACCTTTGTGTTCGCGGCCAGCAGCGACTCCAAGCCAGGTGCCGTCGACCAGATCCTCGATTTTGTCAGTGGCCTGGACAAGATCGACCTGACCGGCATCACCAACGGCGCGGGCCTGCACTTCGTGAACTCGTTCACCGGTGCGGCAGGCGATGCAGTGTTGACCACTTCGGGCGGCAACAGCCTGTTGTCGGTGGACTTCTCCGGGCACGGCGTGGCTGACTTCCTGGTCAGCACCGTTGGCCAGGCGGCGTTCTCGGACATCGCGGCCTGA